A genomic region of Micromonospora sp. NBC_01796 contains the following coding sequences:
- a CDS encoding sugar ABC transporter ATP-binding protein, giving the protein MSDPRPAPLLALRGIGKSFLGVRVLDGVDLEVAPGEVHAVVGENGAGKSTLMKIVSGGYVPDEGTVEFAGVPRAFRGPRDAQRAGIGIIHQEFNLLPERTVAENVYLGHEPVRRGLVDRREMLSRTTALLASIGETALPADARVGRLGVAQQQVVEIAKALALDARLLIMDEPTAALADHEVELLYRLVRRLQERDIGLLYVSHRLTEVFDLSGRITVLKDGRRVTTLHTPDTNADELVRHMVGRELSSYYPDRASPDDLGQVRLTVRGGGNGKLRGVDLDLRAGEVLGVGGLQGSGRSALARALFGVSPFTTGGITLGGKPVRLRSPRAAMLAGVAYVTEDRKGEGIVARQSVLDNALLASRAVFAARSGRAARTVRVRELLAAVEVRAAGDDQEIRFLSGGNQQKVVLARWLAINPLILLFDEPTRGIDVGAKSAIHDLVRRLAHDGAAILMISSDLPELLGMSDRIVVMRDGRIAGELPAGATEEDVVALAVGTVREAAA; this is encoded by the coding sequence ATGTCAGATCCACGGCCGGCGCCGCTGCTCGCCCTGCGCGGCATCGGCAAGTCCTTCCTCGGGGTACGCGTCCTCGACGGTGTCGACCTGGAGGTCGCGCCGGGCGAGGTCCACGCCGTCGTCGGTGAGAACGGCGCGGGGAAGTCCACCCTCATGAAGATCGTCTCGGGCGGGTACGTCCCGGACGAGGGCACCGTCGAGTTCGCGGGCGTTCCGCGCGCGTTCCGGGGCCCACGCGACGCGCAGCGGGCCGGCATCGGCATCATCCACCAGGAGTTCAACCTCCTGCCGGAGCGCACCGTCGCGGAGAACGTCTACCTTGGGCACGAGCCGGTACGGCGTGGCCTGGTCGACCGCCGGGAGATGCTCAGCCGCACCACTGCGCTGCTTGCCTCGATCGGCGAGACCGCGTTGCCGGCCGACGCCCGTGTGGGGCGCCTCGGTGTCGCGCAGCAGCAGGTGGTCGAGATCGCCAAGGCACTCGCCCTCGACGCGCGGCTGCTCATCATGGACGAACCGACCGCGGCGCTGGCCGACCACGAGGTCGAACTGCTCTACCGGCTGGTACGCCGGCTCCAGGAGCGCGACATCGGCCTGCTGTACGTCTCACACCGGCTCACCGAGGTCTTCGACCTGTCCGGCCGGATCACGGTCCTGAAGGACGGTCGCCGGGTGACCACCTTGCACACCCCGGACACCAACGCCGACGAGCTGGTGCGGCACATGGTCGGCCGGGAGCTGTCCAGTTACTACCCGGACCGGGCCAGCCCCGACGACCTCGGTCAGGTCCGACTCACCGTCCGCGGCGGGGGAAACGGGAAGTTGCGCGGCGTGGACCTGGACCTGCGCGCGGGGGAGGTGCTGGGCGTCGGCGGCCTCCAGGGCTCCGGGCGATCAGCGCTGGCCCGTGCGCTCTTCGGCGTATCCCCGTTCACGACCGGCGGGATCACGCTCGGCGGCAAGCCGGTCCGGCTGCGCTCGCCGCGCGCCGCCATGCTGGCCGGCGTCGCCTACGTCACCGAGGACCGCAAGGGCGAAGGCATCGTCGCCCGACAGTCGGTGCTCGACAACGCGCTGCTCGCCAGCCGGGCCGTCTTCGCGGCTCGGTCCGGCCGCGCCGCCCGGACCGTTCGGGTCCGTGAACTGCTCGCCGCGGTGGAGGTCCGCGCCGCCGGCGACGACCAGGAGATCCGCTTCCTGTCCGGCGGCAACCAGCAGAAGGTCGTGCTGGCCCGATGGCTCGCGATCAACCCGCTGATCCTGCTGTTCGACGAGCCGACCCGGGGCATCGACGTGGGCGCGAAGTCGGCCATCCACGACCTCGTCCGCCGCCTCGCCCACGATGGCGCGGCCATTCTGATGATCTCGTCCGACCTGCCGGAGCTGCTGGGGATGAGCGACAGGATCGTCGTCATGCGCGACGGCCGCATCGCGGGCGAGCTGCCCGCCGGTGCGACCGAGGAGGACGTCGTCGCCCTGGCGGTCGGGACCGTACGGGAGGCGGCCGCGTGA
- a CDS encoding SDR family oxidoreductase has product MTLFDLSGRTAVVTGARRGIGLAMAEALALAGADVVGVSAQMEAHGSEVERRVRAAGSRFTALRADLADRAAVHRLARDLTALGPIDILVNNGGTIARTPAADHPDEMWDHVIEVNLSSQFVLSREIGRAMVERGRGKIIFTASLLSFQGGITVPGYAASKSGVAGLTKALANEWAASGVNVNAIAPGYIATDNTQALRDDPDRERAILARIPAARWGRADDLGGATVFLASAASDYVNGVVLPVDGGWLGR; this is encoded by the coding sequence ATGACCCTGTTCGACCTGTCCGGGCGGACCGCCGTCGTGACCGGTGCCCGGCGCGGAATCGGTCTTGCCATGGCCGAGGCCCTGGCCCTTGCCGGTGCCGACGTCGTCGGCGTCTCCGCTCAGATGGAAGCGCATGGAAGCGAGGTGGAACGCCGGGTCCGGGCGGCCGGCAGCCGGTTCACCGCGCTGCGGGCCGATCTCGCCGACCGGGCGGCCGTGCACCGGTTGGCCCGCGACCTCACCGCGCTCGGGCCGATCGACATCCTGGTGAACAACGGCGGCACGATTGCCCGTACCCCGGCCGCCGACCACCCGGACGAGATGTGGGACCACGTGATCGAGGTGAACCTGAGCAGCCAGTTCGTGCTGAGCCGGGAGATCGGCAGGGCGATGGTCGAGCGTGGCCGAGGAAAGATCATTTTCACCGCGTCGCTGCTGAGTTTCCAGGGCGGCATCACCGTTCCCGGCTACGCCGCGTCGAAGTCGGGAGTGGCCGGGCTCACCAAGGCGCTGGCGAACGAGTGGGCGGCCAGCGGGGTCAACGTCAACGCCATCGCCCCCGGCTACATCGCCACCGACAACACCCAGGCGCTGCGCGACGACCCCGACCGGGAACGGGCGATCCTCGCCCGGATTCCGGCGGCCCGCTGGGGCCGCGCCGACGATCTCGGCGGCGCCACGGTGTTTCTGGCATCGGCGGCATCGGACTACGTCAACGGAGTCGTGCTGCCCGTCGACGGCGGCTGGCTCGGCCGATGA
- a CDS encoding zinc-dependent alcohol dehydrogenase — translation MKTVVYRGARHLGIEEREPEPPGRGQVRIAVAYTGICGTDLHIYHGDMDARVGPSAIIGHEMSGRIAAVGEYATGWTVGQAVTVMPTRSCGRCAACRNGNSHVCHAMNFLGIDSPGAMQSFWNVPAELVLPLPEELPLDHAALIEPVAVAVHDVRRGNVTADDLVVVVGGGPIGVLIAAVAQGRGAQVLLVEPDPFRRAVAGEIGIDVVDPGTTDVVALVNDRTEGAGADVAFEVSGSAAGVATAVDVLTTRGRLVMVAIHPQPREVNLHRFFWRELELLGARLYQRDDMAEAIRLVASGAIPVRQLISRVEPVEAVAAAFTALEGGGVMKVLLDLREGNR, via the coding sequence ATGAAGACAGTCGTCTACCGGGGTGCGCGGCACCTCGGGATCGAGGAACGTGAACCGGAACCACCGGGTCGCGGCCAGGTGCGGATCGCGGTGGCGTACACCGGGATCTGCGGCACCGACCTGCACATTTACCACGGGGACATGGACGCCCGGGTCGGCCCCTCGGCGATCATCGGGCACGAGATGTCCGGGCGGATCGCGGCTGTAGGCGAGTACGCCACCGGTTGGACGGTCGGACAGGCCGTGACGGTGATGCCAACCCGGTCGTGCGGACGATGCGCGGCCTGCCGGAACGGGAACTCCCACGTCTGCCACGCCATGAATTTTCTCGGCATCGACTCGCCGGGCGCCATGCAGTCCTTCTGGAACGTGCCGGCGGAACTGGTCCTGCCGCTCCCCGAGGAACTGCCGCTCGACCACGCGGCGCTCATCGAACCGGTCGCGGTCGCGGTGCACGACGTACGGCGGGGAAACGTGACCGCCGACGATCTGGTGGTCGTGGTCGGCGGCGGGCCGATAGGGGTTCTCATCGCCGCCGTCGCGCAGGGCCGCGGCGCGCAGGTGCTCCTCGTCGAGCCGGACCCGTTCCGGCGTGCGGTCGCGGGAGAAATCGGGATCGACGTCGTCGACCCGGGTACGACCGACGTCGTGGCGTTGGTGAACGACCGCACCGAGGGCGCGGGCGCCGACGTCGCCTTCGAGGTGTCCGGCTCCGCCGCCGGGGTCGCCACGGCGGTCGACGTCCTGACCACTCGCGGCCGACTGGTGATGGTCGCGATTCACCCTCAACCCCGGGAGGTCAACCTGCACCGGTTCTTCTGGCGGGAGTTGGAGTTGCTCGGTGCCCGCCTGTACCAGCGCGACGACATGGCGGAGGCGATCCGTTTGGTCGCCTCCGGCGCGATCCCGGTGCGACAGCTCATCTCCCGGGTCGAACCCGTCGAGGCGGTCGCCGCCGCGTTCACGGCCCTGGAGGGTGGCGGCGTCATGAAGGTGCTGCTCGACCTGCGGGAGGGCAACCGGTGA
- a CDS encoding ThuA domain-containing protein translates to MRRKTLIIGLIAGLLLALALVQPASAAPAFRALLFTKTTGYRHDSIPAGVSMFQQQATANNFELVHSEDSNVFTAANLATFDVLIMFQTSGMVWTSAAQRQAVEGFLASGKGIVAIHNATDMGIESEYPWWDQTVNAGAHMPEHSPGVLPGTAIVADKKHPSTAGLPDRWNRSEEWYNFDRNPRGDVHVLVTADERTYNPGSRAMGPDHPISWCRNVASGRVWTTAMGHAAESYSETYFRNHVLGGVKWAAGNEAGDCGGTVWGNFEKRALDDNTVDPMSLAVAPDGRVLYVQRGGQVKIFKPGTSTTVTAGTLSVYTGGEDGLTGLALDPNFATNGHVYLYHSPSSSTTDVNRVSRYTLTGDTLNLSSEVRIIDIPAYRDRTFPEPGHTGGYLEFGPDGNLYIGTGDDTPPNLDPNWQGYAPLDWRSGKANLDAARTAGNTNDLRGKLLRIRPSTSGGYTIPTGNLYAQGTAQTRPEIYAMGFRNPFRFSIDPANGWVYLADYGPDRNPPTTNRGPEGLVELNVIKSAGNYGWPFCHGDNQPYAPFNPDTGVVGAKFNCSAPVNNSPNNTGLTSLRPVVAPNLWYGYGTSPTFPELGSGGSGPMGGPVYRYDPANPSATKFPPYYDGVHFFYEWSRSYVKEVHFDSATAVTRTNPFLPTARFNKPMDMEFGRDGSLYLLEWGTNFGGGNSDSGLYRIDYVQGGRSPVAKATGTPTSGNAPLNVQFSSAGTADPDPGNTLTYQWTFGDGTTSTAANPSHVYTTNGNYAAQLKVTDNTGKTGFANVQITVGNTAPVVTITTPSNGGMLTFGDRVSYQISVSDPGGDPIDCAKVVLNPALGHDDHAHETTEYPGCSGTISTDLLGGHPDGANLFYVLNAKYTDNGGAGGAAPLTGYGQAILQPKHKQAEYYSSQSGTRIVDQAGAESGKRVGDISNNDWVAFTPMSLSGITNVSYRLSSPSGGGSIELRAGSPTGTLLATTPVPSTGGWDNYQSTAPVNVAALAGTQTLYLVFKGSASNWFDLDSHTFGGAGVGVPNTGGVAGRTWTLTALHSGKLMDVSGVSTADGAQIHQWAATGGNNQKWQAVDAGSGAIYLKAVHSGKCVEVTGGSTTAGAFLQQATCNNSNQQKFTAGTTGTAGVYTLTSAPSGLCVDVASAATSDGARLLQWNCLGSTNQQWRFSLA, encoded by the coding sequence ATGCGTCGCAAGACATTGATCATCGGGTTGATCGCGGGCCTGTTACTCGCGCTCGCGCTCGTCCAACCGGCATCGGCGGCCCCGGCCTTCCGAGCCCTGCTGTTCACCAAGACCACCGGCTACCGACACGACTCGATCCCCGCCGGGGTCTCGATGTTCCAGCAGCAGGCGACCGCGAACAACTTCGAGTTGGTACACAGCGAGGACTCGAACGTCTTCACCGCGGCCAACCTCGCCACCTTCGACGTCCTCATCATGTTCCAGACCTCGGGCATGGTGTGGACCTCGGCGGCCCAACGCCAGGCGGTGGAGGGTTTCCTCGCCAGCGGTAAGGGAATCGTCGCCATCCACAACGCCACGGACATGGGCATCGAATCCGAGTACCCGTGGTGGGACCAGACCGTGAACGCCGGCGCGCACATGCCGGAACACTCCCCCGGCGTGCTGCCCGGCACCGCCATCGTCGCCGACAAGAAGCACCCGTCCACGGCCGGCCTGCCGGACCGCTGGAACCGTAGCGAGGAGTGGTACAACTTCGACCGCAACCCCCGCGGCGACGTCCACGTCCTGGTGACCGCCGACGAGCGGACGTACAACCCGGGCTCACGGGCGATGGGGCCGGACCATCCGATCTCCTGGTGCCGCAACGTCGCCTCCGGCCGGGTCTGGACCACCGCAATGGGGCACGCCGCCGAGTCGTACAGCGAGACGTACTTCCGCAACCACGTCCTGGGTGGAGTCAAGTGGGCGGCCGGCAACGAGGCCGGCGACTGCGGCGGCACCGTCTGGGGCAACTTCGAGAAGCGTGCCCTCGACGACAACACGGTCGACCCGATGTCCCTGGCCGTGGCACCGGACGGGCGTGTCCTCTACGTCCAGCGGGGCGGGCAGGTCAAGATCTTCAAACCCGGCACGAGCACCACCGTCACCGCGGGCACGCTCAGCGTCTACACCGGCGGCGAGGATGGCCTCACCGGGCTGGCGCTCGACCCGAACTTCGCCACCAACGGTCACGTGTACCTGTACCACTCGCCGTCGAGCAGCACGACCGACGTCAACCGCGTCTCCCGTTACACGCTCACCGGCGACACGCTCAACCTGTCCAGCGAGGTCCGGATCATCGACATCCCGGCGTACCGTGACCGCACGTTCCCGGAACCCGGCCACACCGGCGGATACCTCGAATTCGGTCCCGACGGAAACCTCTACATCGGCACCGGGGACGACACGCCGCCGAACCTCGACCCCAACTGGCAGGGCTACGCGCCGCTGGACTGGCGGTCGGGCAAGGCCAATCTCGACGCCGCCCGGACCGCCGGCAACACCAACGACCTGCGCGGCAAGCTGCTGCGCATCAGGCCCTCGACCAGCGGCGGCTACACCATCCCGACGGGCAACCTCTACGCGCAGGGAACGGCACAGACCCGACCGGAAATTTACGCCATGGGCTTTCGCAACCCGTTCCGCTTCTCGATCGACCCGGCCAACGGCTGGGTCTACCTGGCCGACTACGGCCCCGACCGGAACCCACCGACCACCAATCGCGGCCCCGAGGGGCTCGTCGAGCTCAACGTGATCAAGTCGGCGGGTAACTACGGCTGGCCGTTCTGCCACGGCGACAACCAGCCCTACGCGCCGTTCAACCCGGACACCGGCGTCGTCGGCGCCAAGTTCAACTGCTCCGCACCGGTCAACAACTCGCCCAACAACACCGGGCTGACCAGCCTGCGGCCAGTCGTCGCGCCCAACCTGTGGTACGGCTACGGCACCTCGCCGACCTTCCCGGAGCTCGGATCCGGCGGTTCCGGCCCGATGGGCGGACCGGTCTACCGGTACGACCCGGCTAACCCGTCCGCAACCAAGTTTCCGCCGTACTACGACGGCGTCCACTTCTTCTACGAGTGGTCGCGCAGCTACGTCAAGGAGGTGCACTTCGACTCCGCCACGGCGGTGACCCGCACCAACCCGTTCCTGCCGACGGCGAGGTTCAACAAGCCGATGGACATGGAGTTCGGCCGGGACGGCTCGCTCTACCTGCTGGAGTGGGGCACCAACTTCGGCGGTGGAAACAGCGATTCCGGGCTCTACCGGATCGACTACGTCCAGGGCGGACGGTCGCCGGTCGCCAAGGCCACCGGTACGCCCACCAGCGGCAACGCACCGCTCAACGTCCAGTTCAGCAGTGCCGGCACGGCCGATCCGGACCCCGGCAACACGCTCACCTACCAGTGGACGTTCGGCGACGGCACCACCTCGACGGCGGCCAACCCGTCACACGTCTACACCACCAACGGCAACTATGCGGCGCAGTTGAAAGTCACCGACAACACCGGCAAGACCGGCTTCGCCAACGTCCAGATCACCGTCGGCAACACCGCACCGGTGGTCACCATCACCACCCCGTCGAACGGCGGCATGCTCACCTTCGGTGACCGGGTCTCGTACCAAATCAGTGTCTCCGACCCAGGCGGCGACCCGATCGACTGCGCCAAGGTGGTCCTCAACCCGGCGCTCGGGCACGACGACCACGCGCACGAAACCACGGAATACCCGGGCTGCTCGGGCACCATCTCCACCGACCTGCTCGGTGGACATCCCGACGGCGCAAACCTGTTCTACGTGCTGAACGCGAAGTACACCGACAACGGCGGCGCGGGTGGCGCGGCTCCGCTCACCGGCTACGGACAGGCGATTCTCCAGCCCAAGCACAAGCAGGCCGAGTACTACAGCAGCCAATCCGGCACCCGGATCGTCGACCAGGCCGGCGCGGAGAGCGGCAAGCGCGTCGGGGACATCTCCAACAACGACTGGGTGGCGTTCACCCCGATGAGCCTGTCGGGCATCACGAACGTCAGCTACCGGCTGTCGTCGCCCTCCGGTGGCGGATCGATCGAACTGCGCGCCGGCTCGCCGACCGGCACCCTACTGGCCACCACACCGGTGCCCAGCACCGGTGGATGGGACAACTATCAGTCCACGGCACCGGTGAACGTTGCCGCCCTCGCCGGAACCCAGACGCTCTACCTGGTGTTCAAGGGCAGCGCGAGCAACTGGTTCGATCTCGACTCGCACACGTTCGGCGGCGCCGGTGTCGGCGTGCCCAACACCGGCGGCGTAGCGGGCCGGACGTGGACCCTCACCGCGTTGCACAGCGGCAAGCTGATGGACGTCAGCGGCGTGTCCACCGCCGACGGCGCCCAGATCCACCAGTGGGCGGCCACCGGCGGCAACAACCAGAAGTGGCAGGCCGTCGACGCCGGCAGTGGTGCGATCTACCTGAAGGCGGTCCACAGCGGCAAGTGCGTCGAGGTGACCGGCGGCTCCACTACGGCGGGGGCCTTCCTCCAGCAGGCCACCTGCAACAACAGCAACCAGCAGAAATTCACCGCCGGGACGACGGGGACCGCCGGGGTGTACACCCTGACGAGCGCGCCGAGCGGGCTCTGCGTGGATGTCGCCAGCGCCGCCACCAGCGACGGCGCCCGGCTGTTGCAGTGGAACTGCCTCGGGTCCACCAACCAGCAGTGGCGGTTCAGCCTGGCCTGA